One window from the genome of Candidatus Neomarinimicrobiota bacterium encodes:
- a CDS encoding SUMF1/EgtB/PvdO family nonheme iron enzyme produces the protein MSVIRKSIVLAGIVFLLIVACQDQPVQTYSTVKYQPAGALQLDPGVFLNVDSMAVLGLDLGDVVDVIIDDLAIQANVYPYSYDSTVIGMNRFMLAKHNLRSGAHKVLVAKASEPTIPVQRLNMHGESYPGDVEQWGHFVISAPHGDCDLFTGEIVQALTKDYGMPTSAFYYPRFTFLGHWFDANRPLGKAPRADGQWTIRERIWSHEIDSVYHSYEDIIRKTAEVEPGQPLDFLCSFHGHDLKMKDTEGKRINREVIEAYGSGFTQNEYRTMISWFNEISKKYFDTTPLLVFGNLPEHQEYVINGQTFGFWYTGLGTRMYGTLQRNNTIRGLHMETPNSMRFDPVDRANTAKLFGEFFTRIHTELLYPLKANLVDSEDHRPDPAVIELPAANFVYRGRTVAIKALKMAATEVTIAEFTSFINDKLGRGDYQVEKELRQVVDTAGNLVCHFDAHHPGDMLNDEKGIFTAVPNRQNYPMTHVSWHAAVSYADYVGGRLPTETEWVRAAGFWDDSLHI, from the coding sequence ATGAGCGTAATTAGAAAATCAATCGTTTTAGCAGGAATAGTATTTCTTCTCATCGTTGCCTGTCAGGATCAACCAGTTCAGACTTATTCAACAGTGAAATATCAACCCGCTGGAGCGTTGCAATTGGATCCAGGTGTGTTCTTGAATGTTGATAGCATGGCCGTGTTAGGACTTGATCTGGGTGATGTTGTGGATGTTATCATCGATGATCTTGCCATCCAGGCGAATGTGTATCCATATAGTTATGATTCCACTGTCATCGGGATGAACCGCTTTATGCTGGCTAAACATAATCTGAGATCCGGGGCGCATAAAGTCCTGGTGGCCAAGGCCTCAGAGCCAACTATTCCGGTGCAGAGATTGAACATGCATGGTGAATCATACCCAGGTGATGTTGAGCAATGGGGACATTTTGTGATCTCAGCTCCCCACGGAGACTGTGACCTTTTTACCGGGGAAATCGTTCAGGCGCTTACCAAAGATTATGGTATGCCAACTTCAGCTTTCTACTATCCACGGTTCACCTTTTTGGGCCACTGGTTTGATGCCAATCGTCCTCTGGGTAAGGCACCTCGGGCAGATGGACAGTGGACCATTCGGGAGCGGATTTGGAGTCATGAGATTGACAGTGTTTACCATTCCTATGAAGATATTATTCGGAAAACTGCAGAAGTAGAACCAGGGCAGCCCCTGGATTTTCTGTGCAGTTTCCATGGTCATGACCTGAAAATGAAAGATACCGAGGGCAAGCGTATTAATCGGGAAGTGATTGAGGCTTATGGCTCCGGTTTTACACAGAATGAGTATCGAACCATGATTAGCTGGTTCAATGAGATAAGTAAGAAATACTTTGACACAACGCCCCTTTTAGTTTTTGGAAATCTACCTGAACACCAGGAGTACGTCATAAATGGTCAGACCTTTGGTTTCTGGTATACCGGATTGGGAACCCGAATGTATGGGACTTTGCAGAGAAACAATACCATTCGCGGTCTGCACATGGAAACCCCTAATTCAATGCGGTTCGACCCGGTCGATCGTGCCAATACAGCAAAGCTATTTGGTGAATTCTTTACCCGCATTCATACTGAATTACTATACCCCCTTAAAGCTAACCTTGTTGATAGTGAGGATCACCGACCAGACCCGGCAGTGATAGAGCTTCCTGCTGCCAATTTCGTGTATCGGGGCAGGACTGTGGCGATTAAAGCACTAAAAATGGCTGCAACAGAGGTCACTATTGCAGAATTTACCTCCTTTATCAACGACAAATTGGGCAGGGGTGACTATCAGGTTGAAAAGGAATTGCGACAAGTTGTGGATACTGCGGGAAACCTGGTCTGTCATTTTGATGCCCATCATCCAGGTGATATGCTCAACGATGAGAAGGGTATCTTCACAGCAGTTCCCAATCGTCAGAATTATCCCATGACCCATGTAAGTTGGCATGCCGCAGTGTCCTATGCTGATTATGTTGGTGGCAGATTACCTACAGAAACAGAGTGGGTGCGCGCCGCCGGTTTCTGGGATGATTCTCTGCACATTT